A genomic segment from Dendropsophus ebraccatus isolate aDenEbr1 chromosome 7, aDenEbr1.pat, whole genome shotgun sequence encodes:
- the MYOZ2 gene encoding myozenin-2 has translation MLSHTALQKERRAQASAIMREIQGNESDDLDLGKKISVPRDIMLEELSLLNNRGARLFKMRQRRSDKYTFENFPYEMKPQTNQTQFNQNGKTEDPSTESIQQTAPQTPPNTPDPRSPPNPENIAPGYTAPLKEIPPEKFNETAVPKYYMSPWQEAIVNDPDLLEALYPKMPTLGNKMEAPDYRSFNRAATPFGGFDKASKMITFKVPEFNLPSMNDLTFDMSIDPLRARRSFNRAPQGWTSENPHIIVSSDFLFNPDVPESDDL, from the exons AGTCAGATGACCTTGACCTAGGAAAAAAGATAAGTGTACCTAGAGACATAATGCTGGAAGAactgtctcttctcaacaaccGGGGAGCAAGACTATTTAAGATGAGACAGAGAAGATCTGACAAGTACACCTTTGAAAACTTTccttatgaaatgaagccacagACCAAT CAAACTCAGTTTAATCAGAATGGAAAGACAGAAGACCCCTCTACTGAATCTATCCAACAAACAGCTCCACAAACGCCTCCTAATACACCGGATCCGAGGAGCCCTCCGAACCCTGAAAACATTGCACCAG GATACACAGCTCCACTTAAAGAAATTCCTCCAGAAAAATTCAATGAGACTGCTGTTCCTAAGTATTACATGTCTCCATGGCAAGAGGCGATTGTGAATGACCCAGATCTGCTAGAAGCTCTATATCCTAAAATGCCCACACTGGGAAACAAAATGGAGGCTCCGGACTACAGAAGTTTCAACAG GGCGGCCACGCCATTTGGGGGATTCGATAAAGCATCCAAAATGATCACTTTCAAGGTTCCTGAATTTAACTTGCCTTCTATGAACGACCTTACATTTGACATGTCTATAGACCCTCTCAGGGCAAGAAGGTCTTTCAACAGAGCACCTCAAGGATGGACATCGGAAAACCCCCATATTATCGTCTCTTCAGATTTCCTCTTCAATCCTGATGTCCCAGAATCTGATGATCTATAA